One genomic region from Jiangella sp. DSM 45060 encodes:
- a CDS encoding TIGR00730 family Rossman fold protein — protein sequence MTRHDEFERPVKYAGPVIQRGKHYDVTTTDQRLLDTAGPTDWVHTDPWRVLRIQSEFIEGFGALAELGPAISVFGSARTLPDDPYYQLAVDLGERLTGAGYAVITGGGPGIMEAANKGAQEAGGTSVGLGIELPFEQGINAYVDLAVNFRYFFARKTMFVKYAQGFVVFPGGYGTLDELFEAMTLVQTHKVTAFPIVLVGASYWKGLVDWLRDTLVAEKKISPVDLDLLTVTDDLDDVMSVLARAEEARRAAGREHP from the coding sequence GTGACCCGACACGACGAGTTCGAACGGCCGGTGAAGTACGCCGGGCCGGTGATCCAGCGAGGGAAGCACTACGACGTGACCACGACCGACCAGCGGCTGCTCGACACCGCCGGCCCCACCGACTGGGTGCACACCGACCCCTGGCGGGTCCTGCGCATCCAGTCGGAGTTCATCGAGGGCTTCGGCGCGCTCGCCGAGCTCGGCCCGGCCATCAGCGTGTTCGGTTCGGCCCGCACCCTGCCCGACGACCCGTACTACCAGCTCGCCGTCGACCTCGGCGAGCGGCTGACCGGCGCCGGGTACGCCGTCATCACCGGCGGCGGGCCGGGCATCATGGAGGCCGCCAACAAGGGCGCCCAGGAGGCCGGCGGCACGTCCGTCGGGCTGGGCATCGAGCTGCCGTTCGAGCAGGGCATCAACGCCTACGTCGACCTCGCGGTGAACTTCCGCTACTTCTTCGCCCGCAAGACCATGTTCGTCAAGTACGCGCAGGGTTTCGTGGTGTTCCCCGGCGGCTACGGCACGCTCGACGAGTTGTTCGAGGCCATGACGCTCGTCCAGACGCACAAGGTCACCGCATTTCCCATCGTGCTGGTCGGTGCGTCGTACTGGAAAGGCCTCGTCGACTGGCTTCGTGACACGCTGGTCGCGGAGAAGAAGATCTCGCCCGTCGACCTCGACCTCCTCACCGTCACCGACGACCTCGACGACGTGATGTCCGTGCTGGCCAGGGCCGAGGAAGCGCGTCGAGCGGCGGGCCGCGAACACCCCTGA
- the dapE gene encoding succinyl-diaminopimelate desuccinylase, which produces MGIVLDLDLPAPALTAQLCDLASPSGEEGPLADAVEAALRSLGHLTVHRHDDTVVARTALGRPTRVVLAGHLDTVPVAANLPTRLDDGVLWGRGTVDMKGGVAVGLRLAAHVPAPASDVTYVFYDNEEVEAERNGLGRVARQHPDWLAADFAVLMEPTSAAVEGGCNGTLRVAVQLTGTAAHSARWWRGNNAIHAAGPVLQRLAAYEPATVTVDGLDYREGLNAVGISGGIAGNVIPDRCEVTVNYRFAPEKSEAEALDHVRQVFDGYDVRLLDTAPGARPGLDRPVAAAFVAAVGGEPRAKVGWTDVARFDALGVPAVNYGPGDPQLAHADDERVDVAEIETCEVRLRAWLAP; this is translated from the coding sequence GTGGGCATCGTTCTCGATCTCGACCTCCCCGCGCCGGCGCTGACGGCGCAGCTGTGCGACCTCGCCTCCCCGAGTGGTGAGGAGGGGCCGCTGGCCGACGCCGTCGAGGCGGCGCTGCGCTCGCTCGGCCACCTCACCGTCCACCGCCACGACGACACCGTCGTCGCCCGCACGGCGCTGGGCCGCCCCACGCGGGTGGTGCTGGCCGGCCACCTCGACACCGTGCCGGTCGCCGCCAACCTGCCCACCCGCCTCGACGATGGCGTGCTCTGGGGTCGCGGCACCGTCGACATGAAGGGCGGCGTGGCCGTCGGGCTGCGGCTGGCCGCCCACGTCCCGGCGCCGGCCAGCGACGTCACCTACGTCTTCTACGACAACGAGGAGGTCGAGGCCGAGCGCAACGGCCTCGGCCGGGTCGCGCGGCAGCACCCCGACTGGCTGGCCGCCGACTTCGCCGTGCTCATGGAGCCGACGTCCGCGGCGGTCGAGGGCGGCTGCAACGGCACGCTGCGCGTCGCCGTCCAGCTCACCGGCACCGCCGCCCACAGCGCCCGCTGGTGGCGGGGCAACAACGCCATCCACGCGGCCGGCCCGGTGCTGCAACGCCTGGCCGCCTACGAGCCGGCCACGGTCACCGTCGACGGCCTCGACTACCGCGAGGGGCTCAACGCGGTCGGCATCAGCGGCGGCATCGCCGGCAACGTCATCCCCGACCGCTGCGAGGTCACCGTCAACTACCGCTTCGCGCCCGAGAAGTCCGAGGCCGAGGCGCTCGACCACGTGCGTCAGGTGTTCGACGGCTACGACGTGCGGCTGCTCGACACCGCGCCCGGGGCCCGGCCGGGCCTCGACCGCCCGGTCGCGGCGGCGTTCGTCGCGGCGGTCGGCGGCGAGCCGCGGGCCAAGGTCGGCTGGACCGACGTCGCCCGGTTCGACGCGCTCGGCGTCCCAGCGGTCAACTACGGCCCCGGCGACCCCCAGCTCGCCCACGCCGACGACGAACGCGTCGACGTCGCCGAGATCGAGACCTGTGAGGTCCGATTGCGGGCCTGGCTCGCGCCCTGA
- a CDS encoding VOC family protein, protein MHPTPVATWQALCLDASDQPRLAEFWTAALGRRPDSDDPTHLRGDAEGEQIWVDAVPEARTVKNRVHLDVETGGLDGLLSLGATVLREPDDENFWYVMADPEGGEFCAFLRPGRASLPGRLCAVVVDCADPHAQAAWWGEVFGLGPESEPKEHYAALESNGRLPFDYLCFVPVPEPKAAKNRVHWDVDVADIALLTERGATVLREPGGDISWHVLADPEGNEFCAFTPRT, encoded by the coding sequence ATGCACCCGACACCCGTCGCCACCTGGCAGGCTCTCTGCCTCGACGCGAGCGATCAGCCGCGGCTCGCCGAGTTCTGGACGGCGGCGCTGGGCCGCCGTCCGGACTCAGACGATCCTACGCACCTGCGCGGAGATGCAGAAGGCGAGCAGATCTGGGTCGACGCCGTGCCCGAGGCCAGGACGGTCAAGAACCGGGTGCACCTCGACGTCGAGACGGGCGGTCTCGACGGCCTGCTGTCGCTCGGCGCCACCGTGTTGCGCGAGCCCGACGACGAGAACTTCTGGTACGTCATGGCCGACCCCGAAGGCGGCGAGTTCTGCGCGTTCCTCCGGCCCGGCCGGGCCTCGCTGCCGGGCCGGCTCTGCGCGGTGGTGGTCGACTGCGCCGACCCGCACGCGCAGGCCGCCTGGTGGGGCGAGGTGTTCGGGCTGGGCCCCGAGTCGGAGCCGAAGGAGCACTACGCCGCGCTCGAGAGCAACGGCCGGCTGCCGTTCGACTACCTGTGCTTCGTGCCGGTGCCCGAGCCGAAGGCGGCGAAGAACCGCGTCCACTGGGACGTCGACGTCGCCGACATCGCCCTGCTCACCGAGCGTGGCGCCACGGTGCTGCGCGAGCCTGGCGGCGACATCTCGTGGCACGTCCTGGCCGACCCCGAGGGCAACGAGTTCTGCGCCTTCACCCCGCGCACGTAG
- a CDS encoding RNA polymerase sigma factor gives MSSLPAAPPDDQHLWSRARRGDPAAFGELFTRHSTVVYNYCFRLTGSWKTAEDLTSVVFLEAWRKRDDVAAEAGFVPWLLSLAGRVARNSTRAVRRHRRLLAKLPPAVIAGGAQDAARPEPSEPADPADAAARADDERHMRQVLRVFRRLPKQEQEVLALCVWGERTYAEAAVALGIPVGTVRSRLARARAHMERLTEAATTKTAEPRPGSRPEGAHHT, from the coding sequence ATGAGCTCCCTGCCGGCCGCTCCGCCCGACGACCAGCATCTCTGGTCGCGGGCGCGCCGAGGCGACCCGGCGGCGTTCGGCGAGTTGTTCACCCGGCACTCGACGGTGGTCTACAACTACTGCTTCCGGCTCACCGGCAGCTGGAAGACCGCCGAGGACCTCACCTCCGTCGTCTTCCTGGAGGCCTGGCGCAAGCGCGACGACGTCGCGGCCGAGGCCGGGTTCGTCCCGTGGCTGCTGAGCCTGGCCGGCCGCGTCGCGCGCAACAGCACCCGCGCCGTCCGCCGGCACCGCCGGTTGCTGGCCAAGCTGCCGCCCGCCGTCATCGCCGGCGGCGCCCAGGATGCCGCGCGGCCAGAGCCGTCCGAGCCGGCCGACCCCGCCGACGCCGCGGCCCGGGCCGACGACGAACGGCACATGCGGCAGGTGCTGCGGGTGTTCCGGCGGCTGCCGAAGCAGGAGCAGGAGGTGCTCGCGCTGTGCGTCTGGGGCGAGCGCACCTACGCCGAGGCGGCGGTGGCGCTCGGAATCCCCGTCGGCACAGTACGCTCGCGGCTGGCGCGAGCTCGAGCTCACATGGAGCGGCTCACCGAGGCCGCGACCACGAAGACCGCCGAGCCGCGACCCGGCTCGCGCCCCGAAGGAGCGCACCACACATGA
- a CDS encoding peptidase inhibitor family I36 protein, translated as MSTVVAVRRARRRHECWEAPMVRRRLLATLAGVATTVLVAAGGAYASADVEAAGPAAPSGPLASEMTALLAEHPGGVQLSDNAMAWDDGDVIVVLPDPGADAAPFGLGDGVRTDVVEALGITGAAQPFEPSAGDLQARGSASTCPSGYYCYYTASNFDGSRYQFSSTCSGYASSWGFDNTVSSWVNRNSSRNYHAYDYVGGARLWTMTPGTSDSYVGSSADNRMSYWTCTSA; from the coding sequence ATGAGCACGGTGGTCGCTGTGCGGCGCGCCCGCAGAAGACACGAGTGCTGGGAGGCGCCGATGGTGCGACGACGGCTGCTCGCCACCCTTGCGGGGGTCGCGACGACGGTTCTGGTGGCGGCGGGCGGTGCGTACGCGAGCGCCGACGTCGAGGCTGCGGGGCCGGCGGCGCCCAGCGGGCCGCTCGCTTCGGAGATGACGGCGCTGCTGGCCGAGCACCCAGGCGGCGTACAGCTCTCCGACAACGCCATGGCCTGGGACGACGGCGATGTCATCGTCGTCCTGCCCGACCCCGGGGCCGACGCCGCGCCGTTCGGCCTGGGCGACGGCGTGCGCACCGACGTCGTCGAGGCGCTCGGCATCACCGGGGCGGCCCAGCCGTTCGAACCGTCCGCCGGCGACCTGCAGGCGCGGGGCAGCGCCTCGACCTGCCCGTCGGGCTACTACTGCTACTACACCGCCTCGAACTTCGACGGTTCGCGGTACCAGTTCTCCAGCACCTGCTCGGGCTACGCCAGCAGTTGGGGCTTCGACAACACCGTGTCGTCGTGGGTCAACCGCAACTCCAGCCGCAACTACCACGCCTACGACTACGTCGGTGGAGCGCGGCTGTGGACCATGACCCCGGGCACCAGCGACTCCTACGTCGGCTCCTCCGCCGACAACCGGATGAGCTACTGGACCTGCACCAGCGCCTGA
- the dapD gene encoding 2,3,4,5-tetrahydropyridine-2,6-dicarboxylate N-succinyltransferase → MTDVRRAWGFGLATIAADGTILDVWYPSPALGKPPISSDDALVELRDLEVEDRDREVRRTVVQTDIDLDAAPADAQDAYLRLHLLSHRLVAPHGQVLDGLFGVLNNVVWTNHGPCPVDGFERTRLRLLRHGPVTVYGIDKFPRMVDYVVPSGVRIADADRVRLGAHLAPGTTVMHEGFVNFNAGTLGSSMVEGRISSGVVVGDGSDVGGGASIMGTLSGGGKEVITVGAGCLIGANAGIGISLGDGCVVEAGCYITAGTKVGLPDGRVVKALELSGRDGLLFRRNSVTGAVEALARSGDWGGLNSVLHAN, encoded by the coding sequence ATGACCGACGTGCGACGGGCATGGGGCTTCGGCCTGGCCACCATAGCCGCAGATGGAACGATCTTGGATGTTTGGTACCCATCGCCGGCTCTCGGCAAACCGCCCATCTCGTCCGACGACGCCCTCGTCGAGCTGCGCGACCTCGAGGTCGAGGACCGCGACCGCGAGGTCCGCCGCACCGTCGTGCAGACCGACATCGACCTCGACGCGGCGCCCGCCGACGCCCAGGACGCCTACCTCCGGCTGCACCTGCTGTCGCACCGGCTGGTCGCGCCGCACGGCCAGGTGCTCGACGGCCTGTTCGGCGTGCTGAACAACGTCGTGTGGACCAACCACGGCCCGTGCCCGGTCGACGGCTTCGAGCGGACGCGGCTGCGGCTGCTGCGCCACGGCCCGGTCACGGTGTACGGCATCGACAAGTTCCCGCGCATGGTCGACTACGTCGTGCCGTCCGGGGTGCGCATCGCCGACGCCGACCGCGTCCGCCTCGGCGCCCACCTCGCCCCCGGCACCACGGTCATGCACGAGGGGTTCGTGAACTTCAACGCCGGCACGCTCGGCTCGTCCATGGTCGAGGGGCGCATCTCCTCCGGCGTCGTGGTCGGCGACGGCTCCGACGTCGGCGGCGGCGCGTCGATCATGGGGACGCTGTCCGGCGGCGGCAAGGAGGTCATCACCGTGGGCGCGGGCTGCCTCATCGGCGCCAACGCCGGCATCGGCATCTCGCTCGGCGACGGCTGCGTCGTCGAGGCCGGCTGCTACATCACGGCCGGCACGAAGGTCGGGCTGCCCGACGGCCGCGTCGTCAAGGCGTTGGAGCTGTCCGGCCGCGACGGCCTGCTGTTCCGCCGCAACAGCGTGACGGGCGCCGTCGAGGCGCTGGCGAGGTCCGGCGACTGGGGCGGTCTCAACTCCGTCCTGCACGCGAACTGA
- a CDS encoding gamma-glutamyltransferase family protein, whose product MTGSPGGVVATPHTLSTRAGVQILQAGGNAVDAAIAACAVQGVVAPETCGVGGDLFALVHRPGDTAPLALNASGRAGSGVDAAALRAAGLSEIPRDHPAAIPVPGCVDGWVALSSRLGRLGLADVLAPAVRLAEEGFPASDELVAAFRAGATELAGVEAARPMLAARRGSAVVRDQLAATLRLIAADGRAGFYEGAPGEAVSAATNGAITPDDLRRIQADWVEPLSADVWGVTGWTVPPNSQGYLGIGGCAVLERLGWADDPADPQAWHLQIEAQRALAAERDDVTVDPGRVPVPLGRLLDPARLDAVVASVDPSTARDLYPPVAAAGGTAYLCVVDGDGMGVSLIQSNFHGIGSLVGAGAAGFLLQDRGRGFSLIDGHPGELAPGRRPLHTLAPTLWTRGDRLAMVLGTRGGHVQPQLVQQIAAFVLGAGLDPDEAQARPRWTIEPPVGGTGAPMPSGSRVRVEPDVPARIVDGLRKRGHEVVPGDGPQPGWGPVSLVRVDDAGWRLSARDPRVATTAVATA is encoded by the coding sequence ATGACGGGCAGTCCCGGCGGTGTCGTCGCGACGCCGCACACGCTGAGCACGCGCGCCGGCGTCCAGATCCTGCAGGCCGGCGGCAACGCCGTCGACGCCGCCATCGCCGCGTGCGCCGTGCAGGGCGTCGTGGCGCCCGAGACCTGCGGCGTCGGCGGCGACCTGTTCGCGCTGGTGCACCGCCCCGGCGACACCGCGCCGCTGGCGCTGAACGCGTCCGGCCGGGCCGGGTCCGGGGTCGACGCCGCGGCGCTGCGGGCCGCGGGGCTGAGCGAGATCCCGCGAGACCATCCGGCCGCCATTCCGGTGCCGGGCTGCGTCGACGGCTGGGTCGCGCTGTCGTCGCGGCTGGGCCGGCTGGGGCTGGCCGACGTGCTGGCGCCGGCCGTCCGGCTGGCCGAGGAGGGCTTCCCGGCCAGCGACGAGCTGGTGGCGGCGTTCCGGGCCGGCGCAACGGAGCTGGCCGGCGTCGAGGCGGCACGGCCGATGCTCGCGGCCCGCCGCGGGTCCGCCGTCGTACGGGACCAGCTGGCCGCGACGCTGCGGCTGATCGCCGCCGATGGGCGCGCCGGGTTCTACGAGGGTGCGCCCGGCGAGGCCGTCAGCGCCGCCACCAACGGCGCCATCACGCCCGACGACCTCCGTCGCATCCAGGCCGACTGGGTCGAGCCGCTGTCGGCCGACGTGTGGGGCGTCACCGGCTGGACCGTCCCGCCGAACTCGCAGGGCTACCTCGGCATCGGCGGCTGCGCCGTGCTGGAGCGCCTCGGCTGGGCCGACGACCCCGCCGACCCGCAGGCGTGGCACCTGCAGATCGAGGCGCAGCGGGCGCTGGCCGCCGAGCGCGACGACGTCACCGTCGACCCCGGCCGGGTCCCGGTGCCGCTCGGCCGCCTGCTCGACCCCGCTCGGCTCGACGCCGTCGTCGCGTCCGTCGACCCTTCCACCGCGCGGGACCTGTACCCGCCGGTAGCGGCCGCCGGCGGCACCGCCTACCTGTGCGTCGTCGACGGCGACGGCATGGGCGTCTCGCTGATCCAGTCCAACTTCCACGGCATCGGCTCGCTCGTCGGCGCCGGCGCGGCCGGGTTTCTGCTGCAGGACCGCGGCCGCGGGTTCTCGCTGATCGATGGCCATCCGGGCGAGCTCGCGCCGGGCCGGCGGCCGCTGCACACGCTGGCGCCGACGCTGTGGACCCGCGGCGACCGGCTGGCCATGGTGCTCGGCACCCGCGGCGGCCACGTGCAGCCGCAGCTCGTACAGCAGATCGCCGCCTTCGTGCTGGGCGCCGGGCTCGACCCGGACGAGGCGCAGGCGCGGCCGCGGTGGACCATCGAGCCGCCGGTGGGCGGCACCGGCGCGCCGATGCCGTCCGGGTCGCGGGTGCGGGTCGAGCCCGACGTCCCCGCCCGCATCGTCGATGGCCTGCGCAAACGCGGGCACGAGGTGGTACCTGGAGACGGCCCGCAGCCGGGCTGGGGGCCGGTCTCGCTGGTCCGGGTCGACGACGCCGGCTGGCGGCTGTCCGCCCGAGATCCCCGCGTCGCCACGACGGCGGTCGCGACGGCTTAG
- the dapC gene encoding succinyldiaminopimelate transaminase, translated as MPQRLQLPDFPWDALVPYGERAAAHPDGIVDLSVGTPVDPTPEVVRRALAAAADAPGYPTTLGTPALREAAVRWLGRRAGAQGLDPGAVIPAIGSKELVAWLPTLLGLGAGDTVVLPELAYPTYDIGARLAGADPVASDSVTALGPRRVALIWVNSPANPHGRVLPAAHLAKVVDWARERGAVVASDECYLELGWEERPVSILDPAVNGGSLDGLLAVHSLSKRSNLAGYRAGFMAGDPALVRQVLAVRKHAGFMVPTPVQAAMVAALDDDAHVDEQRERYARRRDVLRSALVEAGFRIDHSTAGLYLWATRDEPCWDTVGWLADRGILAAPGAFYGPAGGSHVRIALTATDERVDAAAKRLAS; from the coding sequence GTGCCGCAGCGTCTCCAGCTGCCCGACTTCCCCTGGGACGCGCTGGTCCCGTACGGCGAGCGGGCGGCCGCACACCCCGACGGCATCGTCGACCTCTCGGTCGGCACTCCGGTCGATCCCACGCCCGAGGTCGTCCGCCGCGCGCTGGCCGCCGCGGCGGACGCCCCTGGGTACCCGACGACGCTGGGCACGCCCGCGTTGCGCGAGGCGGCGGTGCGCTGGCTCGGCCGGCGGGCGGGCGCGCAGGGCCTCGACCCCGGCGCCGTCATCCCGGCCATCGGCTCGAAGGAGCTGGTGGCGTGGCTGCCGACGCTGCTCGGGCTGGGCGCCGGCGACACCGTCGTGTTACCGGAGCTGGCCTACCCGACGTACGACATCGGCGCCCGGCTGGCCGGGGCCGACCCCGTCGCCAGCGACTCCGTCACCGCGCTCGGCCCGCGCCGGGTCGCGCTGATCTGGGTGAACTCGCCGGCCAACCCGCACGGCCGGGTGCTGCCGGCGGCGCACCTCGCCAAGGTGGTCGACTGGGCCCGCGAGCGCGGCGCCGTCGTCGCGTCCGACGAGTGCTACCTCGAGCTGGGCTGGGAGGAGCGGCCGGTCTCGATCCTCGACCCGGCCGTCAACGGCGGCTCGCTCGACGGCCTGCTGGCCGTGCACTCGCTGTCGAAGCGGTCCAACCTGGCCGGCTACCGCGCCGGCTTCATGGCCGGCGACCCCGCCCTGGTGCGTCAGGTGCTCGCGGTGCGCAAGCACGCCGGGTTCATGGTGCCGACGCCGGTGCAGGCCGCCATGGTGGCCGCCCTCGACGACGACGCCCACGTCGACGAGCAGCGCGAACGCTACGCGCGGCGACGCGACGTGCTGCGCTCGGCGCTGGTCGAGGCCGGGTTCCGCATCGACCACTCGACCGCCGGCCTGTACCTGTGGGCCACCCGCGACGAACCGTGCTGGGACACCGTCGGCTGGCTGGCCGATCGCGGCATCCTGGCCGCTCCGGGCGCGTTCTACGGCCCGGCCGGCGGCTCGCACGTCCGCATCGCGCTGACGGCGACCGACGAGCGGGTCGACGCCGCCGCCAAGCGGCTGGCGTCCTGA
- the fdxA gene encoding ferredoxin, with translation MTYVIAQPCVDLKDLACVEECPVDCIYEGERMLYIHPDECVDCGACEPVCPVEAIFYEDDVPGEWKSYYTANVEFFDDLGSPGGAAKLGAIPKDHALIAALPPQEHEES, from the coding sequence GTGACGTACGTCATCGCGCAGCCTTGCGTCGACCTCAAGGACCTCGCTTGCGTCGAGGAGTGTCCGGTCGACTGCATCTACGAGGGCGAGCGGATGCTCTACATCCACCCGGATGAGTGCGTCGACTGCGGTGCGTGCGAACCGGTCTGCCCCGTCGAGGCCATCTTCTACGAGGACGACGTCCCCGGCGAGTGGAAGAGCTACTACACCGCCAACGTCGAGTTCTTCGACGACCTCGGCTCCCCGGGCGGTGCGGCCAAGCTGGGCGCCATCCCCAAGGACCACGCGCTCATCGCCGCCCTGCCGCCGCAGGAGCACGAGGAGTCCTGA